AACGTCGTCACCCATCTACAGGGCCACCTCGAGCGGATCGGCGAGCTGAAGCTGCGATGCAACACGTTGGACGCGCCGAACAACGGTGAGCGCGGCGTCTATCTGACGGTCACCGGGACCTCAGCCGAGGGAGCCGATAGCGGTGAAGTGGGCCGTGGAAACCGGCTATTGGGATTCAACTCGGCCACTCGCCCCTGGAGCGCCGAGGCCGTCGCGGGAAAGAATCCCCTGGCTCACGTCGGCAAGATCTACAACCATCTGGCGCAGCGCGCAGCGGAAAGGATCGCGGCGCTCGAGGAGATCGAAGAAGCGAGCGTCCTCCTCGTGAGCGAGATCGGAGCGCCGCTCGACGAACCGTCGTTTGCCGCCGTTCGGCTCGTTCTCGAGGCCGGTGTCGGACTCGACGACGTGAAGGACACGGTGGAGGCGACTCTGAAGCAAGCCGTTTCAGAGGTCGTCGGCTTCGTCGGCGGCTGGCTTCGCGGTGAGGATGGTGCCTCTGAACATGAGGCGACCCGACAATGAAGACCCAGGAGCTGAGTAGCGAACCGATATTCTGAAATAGACGGCTAGGCCGCTCGCATCCAGTCGAGCCCTTTTTGCAACTCGTGAGCCATCCGCTCACGCGGGAAGTGGCACCTGCGGCCGTGACCCGGCAGGATCCATTCGAACTCGTACGCCGTCAACCGCTCGGCCGAGCGAACCAGCGTGGACCAGTCGTACCAGCAGGCGCTCCGGAAAGCGTAGATGTGGCGGCGCGAAGGACTCCAGGCGATGTGATCTCCGGTGAAGAGGAAGCGGCTCGCGTAGAGGAGGCAGGCGGAACCCCGGGTGTGCCCCGGGGTGGGCACGACGAGGACGTCATCGTCCAATCGCACCGGCTCGTCTCCTTCGATCAGCCGCTCGACGTCCCGAGTGCCCGGGCCGACGTCCGCCCGGTGAAGCACCCGAACGCAGCCGAAATGCGCGTTGAATCGGGCATGATCGGCGACGTCGTCCCGGTGGGTCAGAAACATCATCGCGATTCCGCCGAGTGACTCGATCTTTCGGACGAGGGGGCGGGTGAATCGTGGCGAGTCCACCAGGATGTTTCCCGACTCGCGCACCACGAGATAGCTCGTCGCGCCGAAGCTCGACTCGCTATGGAAGCCACAGTGATAGACGTTGTCCTCGATTCGATCGGGAAGCGCTTCGATTGCCGCGGTAAGATCGTGCCTCTCTTCCGTCCCGATCGAGGCCGTTGGACACGACACCAGCGCCATTTCCGCCCGGAGCCGTTCTTCCCCGGTCTCGGGCTGAGACCGCACGCTCGCCTGGTCTTCTCGTTGAGCGAAAGTCTCCGGCGCCATCCACCGGCAGGTATCGCAATCGATGCAACTCGAATCGACGAAGAAATCTCCGGGCGCGTTGTGCGCGAGACGCCGATCGACTCGAGCCATTGACCGAGTATAGCAACGGCCCAGCGCCGCGCCAGTTAAATGATCCCGCGAACCATTCTCAGCAGTATGAGGAGAATCAGGGGCGAGAAGTCGAGGCCGGCAACCGGGGGGAGTATCCGCCGGATCGGCGCGAGGAGCGGCTCGGTCAGCATGCGGGTATAGCGGACGATGGGGTTGTACGGTGGAAGTTGTAGCCAGCTGATGATGACGGCCACGAAAACGACTACGGTGTACAGGTCGATGAGCTGACCGAGGACATTACCGTTCACGCCGGCGATGGTACCACGAGGCGAAGTCATTCCAGCCCGCTCACCGGAACGCCTGAACGATGCCCACCGAAAGTGGCGTTACAATGAGACCATCCGATGAAAAACACGAGCTCCCGTTGGCCGTGGGTCGTCGCCGTGCTCGGGTTGGCCGCCATCGGTCTGGCCGCGTTCTTCTTTCACGAGACCCGGGCCCTTCCCGGTGATTTGATCGACTCGGGCCGCTCGCTTGCCGAAGCATTCCGCACCGGTACGGTCACGACGCGATTCGTCAGCTACGCGACCGAGGTCAGCGGAAGCCAGCGGCTTCAATTCGCAACGCTGGACGAAATGGAAGTCTTCGAGCGTACCGATAGCACCACGGTGCTTTGGGGCCAGCTGGCGCTGCCGGACGTCGTGGTGCGTGCCGAGGCCCCGGTCACCTATACCTACTACCTCGATCTCGAGGGACGATGGGAATTCACCATCCAGGATCGTACTGTGCTGGTGCAGGCCCCTCCCATCCGACCCAATACCCCGGCCATCGACGTCTCTCGCATCAGCTACGAGGTGAAAACACGAAGCATCCTGCGGGACGAGACGGCAGCTCTCGAGAATCTCCGCCGCGGGCTGACCGACCTGGCGAAGAGACGTTCCGCCGAGAACATCCCGTTAGTTCGCGAGCTGGGGCGCAAGAAGACCGAGGAGTTCGTGCGGACCTGGCTCCTGTCGTCCTATGAGGACGCAGCCCAGTACCACGTCGACGTGGTGTTCGCCGACGAGTCCAAGCCTGCCGTCCCGCGGTGACGCGTCACCTTCCCGCGCTGTCGGTCGTTGCCGCCTGCTTTACCACGACCGGCGGCAGGCTCAAAGCCGCCGCAAGCCGGTTGAACTGGGAAACCTCCGTCGCGACGATCTGATCGAACCGTGAAGATATCTGCGCCAGCTCCGGCTTCAGATCGTTGAACCGCTCATAGGCGCCCGCAGTCGGCTCGAAATCGCTCTGAACGACGTAACCGTAGAGCGACGTCAGCTGGTTGTCGATCTT
This DNA window, taken from Vicinamibacteria bacterium, encodes the following:
- a CDS encoding YggT family protein; this translates as MNGNVLGQLIDLYTVVVFVAVIISWLQLPPYNPIVRYTRMLTEPLLAPIRRILPPVAGLDFSPLILLILLRMVRGII
- a CDS encoding MBL fold metallo-hydrolase, whose product is MARVDRRLAHNAPGDFFVDSSCIDCDTCRWMAPETFAQREDQASVRSQPETGEERLRAEMALVSCPTASIGTEERHDLTAAIEALPDRIEDNVYHCGFHSESSFGATSYLVVRESGNILVDSPRFTRPLVRKIESLGGIAMMFLTHRDDVADHARFNAHFGCVRVLHRADVGPGTRDVERLIEGDEPVRLDDDVLVVPTPGHTRGSACLLYASRFLFTGDHIAWSPSRRHIYAFRSACWYDWSTLVRSAERLTAYEFEWILPGHGRRCHFPRERMAHELQKGLDWMRAA